Proteins encoded by one window of Arctopsyche grandis isolate Sample6627 unplaced genomic scaffold, ASM5162203v2 HiC_scaffold_806, whole genome shotgun sequence:
- the LOC143922229 gene encoding kelch-like protein 28, translating to MSGASASASASASAFASASASASASRKDMSIGSNMTEISANFGDSTDFEIDVQHAHLFSKYMYRKYVEQEQCDTVLVVGTARFNVHKFIVMCNSDYLAERLEASPEEIVLDDWGDFRLDTVSKAIEYFYRGKLDLDPLGAIQLVEFSRTNIHCYKLEDYCVSFLESALNTENFLLIGNFAKHYSYFLLLEKTRAYTTKNYVDIIQGRAFLDIKADQLEELLQSNDLNVTTEEQVFIGLKLWVQKDWDNRKQHLNALFKFVRFRLLSKEFILNEVKPLCYNRVCCQQLWDLLEWNMSPKKRPRLSLQNVKPRKSTRGILIVGKRSAKLANEIQTIRGDFQKCLSFYDMNKFYNPFETVILRDQYLIMIGGLSKEMYSLDVATKDVTALPQMVHERKNFATAVVGDHVFISGGKNPCSNAATEDIDLQTSVHRYDVNTRNWAYLSHMSECRHLHDTVALDGVIYAIGGKNDKEVFLNSMETFNVARNRWTAAPPMAEKRARFAAVALGGYIYAIGGTCDIISNSNSNSTHDSVERYDPEAQTWTYVASLPEARFGHKAIVHDDKIVCVGGNHLSVLEYSPDRDSWTIIGSISTKRSDFNMLIAPMHLLTGFNV from the exons ATGTCGGGCGCTTCCgcttctgcttctgcttctgccTCTGCCTTtgcttctgcttctgcttctgcttctgcttcCCG aaaAGACATGAGCATCGGGAGCAATATGACCGAAATTAGTGCCAATTTTGGTGACTCAACGGATTTCGAAATAGATGTGCAGCATGCACACCTTTTCTCGAAATACATGTATCGGAAGTATGTCGAACAGGAGCAATGCGATACTGTGCTAGTTGTCGGCACTGCAAG ATTCAATGTACACAAGTTTATTGTTATGTGCAACAGCGACTATTTGGCGGAGCGTTTAGAAGCATCACCGGAGGAAATTGTCTTGGACGATTGGGGCGATTTTCGTCTGGACACTGTGAGCAAAGCTATTGAATACTTCTACAGAGGCAAACTCG ATTTGGATCCTCTTGGGGCGATCCAGTTAGTTGAATTTTCGCGAACAAACATTCACTGCTATAAACTTGAGGATTATTGCGTGTCGTTCCTAGAAAGCGCATTAAATACTGAAAACTTCTTGTTAATCGGAAATTTTGCGAAGCATTATAGTTATTTCTTATTGCTAGAAAAAACGAGAGCTTACACAACTAAAAATTATGttgac ATAATTCAAGGGAGAGCGTTTCTCGATATAAAAGCTGACCAACTGGAGGAATTGCTGCAGTCGAATGATTTAAATGTCACCACAGAAGAGCAAGTGTTTATAGGCTTGAAGCTGTGGGTTCAAAAGGACTGGGACAATCGGAAGCAGCATTTGAatgctttatttaaatttgttagatTTCGTCTGTTATCTAAAgag TTCATTTTAAACGAAGTGAAACCTCTTTGTTACAATCGTGTATGCTGTCAACAATTGTGGGATTTACTTGAATGGAATATGAGTCCAAAAAAGAGACCACGTCTATCATTGCAAAATGTAAAACCTAGAAAGAGCACACGAGGTATATTGATTGTAGGAAAACGTTCGGCAAAA cttgCCAATGAAATCCAAACAATAAGAGGAGATTTCCAGAAATGTTTGTCGTTTTACGacatgaataaattttataatcccTTCGAGACGGTCATTCTTCGAGaccaatatttaataatgattgGCGGTCTATCGAAGGAg atGTACAGTTTGGATGTTGCCACAAAGGATGTGACGGCGCTTCCACAAATGGTACATGAAAGAAAAAATTTTGCAACCGCTGTTGTCGGTGACCATGTTTTCATCTCAGGAGGAAAAAATCCCTGTTCCAATGCTGCCACTGAAGACATAGACTTACAAACGAGTGTACAtag GTACGATGTCAATACAAGAAACTGGGCCTATCTATCCCATATGTCGGAGTGCCGACATCTCCATGACACCGTTGCACTAGACGGTGTCATATATGCAATAGGTGGAAAAAACGACAAAGAGGTATTCCTTAATAGCATGGAAACTTTCAATGTGGCCAGGAATAGATGGACGGCCGCTCCGCCGATGGCCGAAAAGAGAGCCCGGTTTGCT GCTGTTGCATTGGGAGGTTATATCTACGCAATTGGCGGCACCTGCGATATTATCAGCAATAGCAATAGCAATAGTACACACGACTCGGTAGAACGGTATGACCCGGAGGCTCAAACCTGGACATATGTTGCTAGTCTCCCTGAAGCACGGTTTGGGCATAAGGCTATCGTCCACGACGATAAAATTGTTTGCGTCG gaGGTAATCACTTGTCGGTGCTAGAATACAGCCCCGATAGAGACTCGTGGACGATTATTGGATCCATTTCAACGAAACGATCCGATTTTAATATGCTAATTGCACCGATGCATTTACTGACTggttttaatgtttaa